The Neomonachus schauinslandi chromosome 11, ASM220157v2, whole genome shotgun sequence genomic sequence gccacccaggcgccccatagagagagctttttttgtttcttctcaggGACCCACCATGTGGTCCAACATCAGTGCTGCTCCTTTTCTACTGACTGGCTCCCCAGGTCTGGAGATATTTCATCCTTGGATTTCTGTCTCCTTCTTTGTCATTTATGTCTCCATACTCCTCAGCAATGGTACCCTCCTCTTCCTTATCAGAGAAGACCACACTCTCCATGAGCCAATGTACTACTTTTTGGCTATATTGGCAGCCACGGACCTTGGAGTGACTTTGACAACAATGTCCACTGTGCTGGGTGTTCTGTGGCTTGATCACAGGGCAATCAGCCATGGAGCCTGCTACTTTCAGTCCTATCTAATCCATTCACTCTCTGTTGTGGAGTCTGGAGTCTTGCTCGTTATGGCCTATGATCGTTTTATTGCCATCTGCAATCCCCTGAGATACACCTCCATTTTCACCATTGCTAAGGTGGTGAAGATAGGTCTAGGGGTTCTAATGAGGGGCTTTATACTTATTGTTCCCATAATCACCACCCTCTCTGGATTCCCCTACTACAAATCCCGTGTCCTCTCCCATGCTTTCTGTTTGCACCAGGATGTGATCAAACTGGCCTGTGCCGACATCACCTTCAATAGACTCTATCCTATAGTCCTGGTCTCATTAACTGGTTTCTTGGACTCTGTGCTTATCCTTATCTCTTATATTCTAATCCTTAATAGTGTCATGAGAATTGCCTCAGTTAAGGAACAGGCTAAGGCTCTAAACACTTGTGTCTCCCATAttagctgtgttttgtttttttatgtcaCCGTGACTGGGCTGACCCTCATTCATCGATTTGGGCAATATGTGCCACATGTAGTTCATATTATCATGAGCTATATCTACTTCCTCTTCCCCCCATTTATGAATCCAATAATCTACAGTATTAAGACCAAGCAGATAAGGAATGGTATCAATCGCCTTCTCTCTTTCCATAGAATTTGATTCTGACTTACTTACCTTGGTGTCTCTACCCACTACCGGATGGGTTTCTTGGGAGAATGGACTATATGAGGCTAATGTGGCTTACAATCAAAAGGACTAGCATTCCTGTCATTTAAAAGACACACACTCATTGCTCTGATTCGTAGCCCCTTGCCCTCATCATACTCCCAAGGACATTGACCCTAGTCCTGTTGCTCTGTTTGGTATGTTGGTTTGCTAATACTGTCATTTTCTCATCTGACAGAATTGTCTTCATGGTTACCTGAGGCCAGTGATACTTGAAATAGTTGcagagttgggcgcctgggtggctcagttggttaagtgactgccttcggctcaggtcatgatcctggagtcccgggatcgagtcccacatcgggctccctgctcggcagggagtctgcttctccctctgaccctctcatgctctatctcattctctctctcaaataaataaataaaatcttaaaaaaaaaaaaaaagaaatagttgcaGAGTCTATAAATTGAGAGGGGAATGAGATAGTTTGCAAGAGTTCCCTGGTATTTTGTGGAAAACAGTTAAACATTTTTTGT encodes the following:
- the LOC110576428 gene encoding olfactory receptor 51B2-like, whose product is MWSNISAAPFLLTGSPGLEIFHPWISVSFFVIYVSILLSNGTLLFLIREDHTLHEPMYYFLAILAATDLGVTLTTMSTVLGVLWLDHRAISHGACYFQSYLIHSLSVVESGVLLVMAYDRFIAICNPLRYTSIFTIAKVVKIGLGVLMRGFILIVPIITTLSGFPYYKSRVLSHAFCLHQDVIKLACADITFNRLYPIVLVSLTGFLDSVLILISYILILNSVMRIASVKEQAKALNTCVSHISCVLFFYVTVTGLTLIHRFGQYVPHVVHIIMSYIYFLFPPFMNPIIYSIKTKQIRNGINRLLSFHRI